The window AGCTCATGGCGCACGAGCGGACGGACCCGACACACGTGGAGGAGGACCGGACGCTGAAGCTGGTGGAGAAGCTGCGCGGGCGGTATGAGGCGCAGGTGTCGCCACTGGCGAAGATGGTGAACTCCGTTGCGCCGTTTGTTCCGCGCAGGCGCGACAGGCGACTGCACACAGGCCTGTTCGGGTACTCGCGGGAGGGCGTCGGCGGCTCACACGAGATACGCCTGCCGCGGGCGATCACCTTCGCTGCGGCGCTCTACTCCGTGGGCGTGCCGCCGGAGCTGCTCGCGCTGGACGCGATGAGCGACGATGACCTGAAGTACGCGAAAGAGGTCATGCCGCACTTTGAAGATGACCTGGCAAATGCGCTGGAGTATGCTAATGAGGACAACGTCCGCGAGCTGCTGGGCAAGGACAGCGCGCTCCTGTGCCGTCGCTTCCGCCGCTCCGTGGACAAGGAGCACATGGCGATGACGACGCTGGTGTACGACATGGTGCGCCAGGGCCTAAACTTCTCGCACACCAGGCAGATGGTGGAGTGGTCGGCGCAAATCCGGGGATTTTTGGGGTAGGTACGGAAGGCAGTGAGGCACAAATGAATAACTACACGGCGGTCATCAAACAGAGTGGTAAATGGTGGATTGGTTGGATTGAAGAGATCCCCGGTGTGAACTGCCAGGAAGCGACACGAGAAGAGCTTGTCGTGACCCTCAAGGTTACGCTCGAGGAAGCGCTGGCTATGAACCGGGAAGAAGCTATCGCCGCGGCGGGGACCCAATACGAGGAAGAGTCGATAGCCGTATGAGGCGTTCGGACCTCATAAAGTACATGCGCTCTCAAGGATGCGAATTTGTACGTGACGGAGCTCGACACTCCTGGTGGCGAAACCCAGCCCTTAATAAGGCGACAGCCGTGCCGAGGCACAGCGAGATAGATGACGATTTGGCCAGGAATATCTGTAGAGACCTGGGTATCCCGAAAGTCCGATAGGTGGAGAGTCCTGGATGGCCTCGAAAGTCAACATTTCCGGCATAGTGCTGGCGGGCGGGATGAGCCGACGGCTGGGGCGCAACAAGGCGCTTGAGCCGATCGGCGGCGAGCCGCTGATTACGCGCGTGATCGGCAGGCTGTCGCGCGTAACGGACGAAATCGTGGTGAACGTCAACGACGCGGAGCGCGCCGCTGTTCTGCCGCTGCCGAAGACCACGAAGGTTGCCGTGGACATCTACCCGGACTCCGGCTCTCTCGGAGGCATATACACCGGGCTCTCGGCAGCGAGCGGCGATTGGGGAATCGTCGTCGCCTGCGACATGCCCTTCCTCAACCTTGAACTATTCCGGCGCATGGTCGGCCTGCGCGAGGGCTACGACGCAGTGGTGCCGGTGCTCGACGGCAGGCCTGAGCCCACTCACGCGGTGTACTCGAAGCGTTGCCTCCACTTCATCGAAGCAAAGCTCAAGTCAAACGACCTCAAGATTGCGAAGTTCTTCGATGGGGTCAGGGTGCGCTACGTGGCGCAGTCCGAGGTGGAGCAGATCGACCCCGAGCGCCTGAGCTTCTTCAACGTGAATACGCAGGAAGACCTCGACCGGGCTGTCGCGCTCGCGGCGGCCGGGAAGTAGCGCAGTGGCCTCTCAGCCAGCCGGCGAGGTCGTGGTGACCGTGGAGCTATACGGGCAGGCGCGCCTGCTGGCGGGACAGAAGATCGTGGAGGTGGCCCTGCCCGTGCGCTCCTCCCCGGCGGATTTCGCCCAGAGGCTCGCCGACAAATACCCAGCCCTTGTCGGCAAGGCCATCCGACCGGACCTGTCTGGGCCGATGGACAGCTACGTCCTGAACCTCAATGGGGTGGAATTCATCAGCGGCGCGTCTGTAGAATTAAGGCAGGGCGACACTCTGCTCCTCTTCTCGAGCCAGGCAGGGGGGTAAATCGCCCCAGGGACGGCACTCATGTACGGCTACCACGGCCAGGTCATGCTGATCGACCTTACCACCCGCAAGGTGGCGTGGGAGCCCTTGCCCGAGAGCATCCTGCGCCGCTTCATCGGCGGCATCGGCCTCGGCACGTATTTGCTCTATCGGTACTGTCCCCATGGCGTTGAGCCCCTTTCGCCCGGCAACACGCTCATCTTCGTCACCAGCCCACTCGTCGGCAGCAGGCTCACCACCTCAAGCAAGTTCGCGGTGCTAACGAAGTCGCCGCTCACCGGCTTCATCGGAGACTCCCTCTCATCCAGCTTCCTGGCGACCGAGATCAAGAAGACGGGCTGCGACGCGGTAGTCATCACCGGACGCGCGGCCTCGCCTACGCTCCTCCATATCACTAACAACGGAGTAGATTACCTCGACGGGGCCGTGCTCATTGGCCTCACGACGTCGGAGACCGAGCAGGCAGTGAAAGCGAAGCTCGGCGGCATGACTCGCGTGGCGAGCATCGGCCCGGCGGGCGAGAAGCTGGTGAAGTACGCGAGCGTTGCCAACGACGGCGGGCGGCAGGCGGGCCGGACGGGGTCCGGCGCCGTGATGGGCTCGAAGAACCTCAAGGCCATCGCCTTCCGGGGCAGCCGGCCCGTGGAAGTCTTCGAGAAGGATGCCCTCGACACGATAGGCAAGGACCTCACCCTCCGCAGCCTGGGGCCTGCGACGGAAAAGTACCGGACGCTCGGTACGATGGCGAACGTGGCCGTCTTCAACCGCCTCGGCACGCTGCCCACGAAGAACTTCCAGCAGTCCACCTTCGACCAGGCGGAGCAGATCAGCGGCGAGGCGTTCGTCCAGTCGCACCACGTCAAGAATGCCCACTGCGCCAACTGCACCATCGGCTGCGAGCAGATTGTGACGACGGACGACGACGGCAAGCAGGCGAAGGGGCGCATGGAGTACGAGAGCGGCTTCGCGCTCGGCCCGCTGGTCGGCGTCGGCAACCCCAACACCGTCATACGTGCGTCGAAGATGTGCGACGAGCTGGGCATGGACACGATCAGCGCCGGCGCGACGATCGCCTGGGCGATGGAGTGCTTCGAGAAGGGCATCCTGACGCCGGCGGACACGGGCGGCATCGACCTCCGGTTCGGCAACGAAGACGCGCTCCTGAAGACGCTGGAGCTGATCTCGCGGCGGGAAGGCATCGGCGCGCTGCTGGCGGACGGGAGCCGCATCGCCGCGCAGAGGACGGGCCATGGCTCAGAGGCCTGGGCGATGCACGTCAAAGGACTGGAGATGCCCGGCTACGAGCCGCGCAGCCTCAAGACGATGGCGGTGGCGCTCTCGGTGGCAACACGCGGCGCGTGCCACAACAGGTCGTCCGCATACGAGGCGGACTTCTCAGCGCGGGTTGACCGCCTCAAGGTGGACGACGAGCGCGGCCGCATCACGGCGGAGGGCGAGGACTTCTCGTCAGTGCTCGATTCATTGATCTGGTGCAAATTCCTCCGCAAGGCCTTCACGGACCTCCACGCCGAGTCCGCCGCCATCTACCGCCACATCACCGGCTGGGACATGACGCCGGGGGAGCTCAAGCAGGCGGGAGAGCGCATCAACAACCTCAAGAAGCTGTTCAACATCCGCGAGGGCTGGACGCGCGCGGACGATACCCTGCCCGCCCGCGTCCTCACAGAGACGCTGCCAACCGGGATAGTCCAGGGCATCGGCCTGACGCGGGACGACCTCGATATGATGATCGACGGCTACTACCGCGCCAGAGGCTGGGCCGCGGACGGCACGATACCTCCGGCTAAAATCCGTGAGCTCAAGCTCGACGACATAGTTGAACAACCGTCCGCCATACGCTAGTATGCGGCGAATGGAGGTTGCCTTGATTACGGACCGCAAAGAGCTCCGCGCGGTGCTCCGCGAAAAGTTCCCGCGCAACCACGGGCAACTCCTCCCCGCGCTGCACTTCCTCCAGCACGAGTTCGGTCACCTGCCGGACTGGGCGATGGAGGTTGTAGGCTGGCACCTGGGCATCCCTGCCAGCGAGGTCTACGGCGCGGCAACGAGCTACACCGAGCTCCGCATCAAGAAGCCCGGGGAGCACGTCGTGCGCGTGTGCACGGGCCTCGGGTGCTGGATGAACGGCGGCAAGGACCTCCTGTCCGGCCTCGCGCACGACCTGCAGGCGAAGCCCGGCGAGACGACCTCCGACGGCCGCATTACCCTCGAAGAGACCCTCTGCGGCTTCCTCTGCGGGTTGGCGCCAGCGGTCGAGGTAGATGGGAAGTGGCAAGGGCGCGCGACGGCCGCAGCGGTCCATGCGTCAGTCAACGGGGCGGCGAAGCCATGACGACTACCGCATCCCCCATCAAATTCCTGTCGCAAATAGCAGCGGAAGCCGCCGCCCGCCGCAAGGAGCTACTAGGCGGGAAGACGCGGCACATCGTCCAGGTCGCCCACTGCTCGCTCGCCGTGGGCGCGGATAAGGTGGTTGCGGCTGTACGGCAGGCCGTGGGTGAGAATGAGGTCATCATTGTCGCCGGGTGCGACGGCACCTGCTTCCAGGCTCCAAAGACAGTCACCATC of the SAR202 cluster bacterium genome contains:
- a CDS encoding molybdenum cofactor guanylyltransferase; amino-acid sequence: MASKVNISGIVLAGGMSRRLGRNKALEPIGGEPLITRVIGRLSRVTDEIVVNVNDAERAAVLPLPKTTKVAVDIYPDSGSLGGIYTGLSAASGDWGIVVACDMPFLNLELFRRMVGLREGYDAVVPVLDGRPEPTHAVYSKRCLHFIEAKLKSNDLKIAKFFDGVRVRYVAQSEVEQIDPERLSFFNVNTQEDLDRAVALAAAGK
- a CDS encoding aldehyde ferredoxin oxidoreductase family protein; this encodes MYGYHGQVMLIDLTTRKVAWEPLPESILRRFIGGIGLGTYLLYRYCPHGVEPLSPGNTLIFVTSPLVGSRLTTSSKFAVLTKSPLTGFIGDSLSSSFLATEIKKTGCDAVVITGRAASPTLLHITNNGVDYLDGAVLIGLTTSETEQAVKAKLGGMTRVASIGPAGEKLVKYASVANDGGRQAGRTGSGAVMGSKNLKAIAFRGSRPVEVFEKDALDTIGKDLTLRSLGPATEKYRTLGTMANVAVFNRLGTLPTKNFQQSTFDQAEQISGEAFVQSHHVKNAHCANCTIGCEQIVTTDDDGKQAKGRMEYESGFALGPLVGVGNPNTVIRASKMCDELGMDTISAGATIAWAMECFEKGILTPADTGGIDLRFGNEDALLKTLELISRREGIGALLADGSRIAAQRTGHGSEAWAMHVKGLEMPGYEPRSLKTMAVALSVATRGACHNRSSAYEADFSARVDRLKVDDERGRITAEGEDFSSVLDSLIWCKFLRKAFTDLHAESAAIYRHITGWDMTPGELKQAGERINNLKKLFNIREGWTRADDTLPARVLTETLPTGIVQGIGLTRDDLDMMIDGYYRARGWAADGTIPPAKIRELKLDDIVEQPSAIR
- a CDS encoding NAD(P)H-dependent oxidoreductase subunit E, giving the protein MRRMEVALITDRKELRAVLREKFPRNHGQLLPALHFLQHEFGHLPDWAMEVVGWHLGIPASEVYGAATSYTELRIKKPGEHVVRVCTGLGCWMNGGKDLLSGLAHDLQAKPGETTSDGRITLEETLCGFLCGLAPAVEVDGKWQGRATAAAVHASVNGAAKP
- a CDS encoding MoaD/ThiS family protein — encoded protein: MASQPAGEVVVTVELYGQARLLAGQKIVEVALPVRSSPADFAQRLADKYPALVGKAIRPDLSGPMDSYVLNLNGVEFISGASVELRQGDTLLLFSSQAGG
- a CDS encoding type II toxin-antitoxin system HicA family toxin; amino-acid sequence: MRRSDLIKYMRSQGCEFVRDGARHSWWRNPALNKATAVPRHSEIDDDLARNICRDLGIPKVR
- a CDS encoding type II toxin-antitoxin system HicB family antitoxin, which gives rise to MNNYTAVIKQSGKWWIGWIEEIPGVNCQEATREELVVTLKVTLEEALAMNREEAIAAAGTQYEEESIAV